In Phyllopteryx taeniolatus isolate TA_2022b chromosome 1, UOR_Ptae_1.2, whole genome shotgun sequence, the following proteins share a genomic window:
- the atg13 gene encoding autophagy-related protein 13 isoform X2, with protein MDSDLSPQDKKDLDKFIKFFALKTVQVIVQARLGEKICTRSSSSPTGSDWFNLAIKDIPEVTHEAKKALAGQLPGVGRSMCVEISLKTSEGDSMELETWCLEMNEKCDKDIKVSYTVYDRLSVLLKSLLAVTRVTPAYKLSRKQGHEYVILYRIYFGEVQMRGLGEGFQTVRVGVVGTPVGTVTLSCAYRTNLALMSNRQFERSAPIMGIIVDHFVDQPCGSQRPANMGQPCNYRAPDDDDGETFSGVQESQEVCTTLFSTSPPSQCICTLSPSPSKPSQTLPLDNPQFPMVPGLVTHTLYTSRVSFHPPVLAGTTDLCHTAANPNQALHAGKEDGVVLHPAQPCHGTDAHLTVEHMPNTPGSSGDDDILSQSGERRSASPSDPVESLNAFTRKVGAFVNKPNTRVHPPDSPPCMSPLQASLHSQGSEGSGHHDDFVMIDFRPAFSKDDLLPMDLGTFYREFQNPPQLASLSLHISSQSMADDLVDSLPEKLAIYERNIDEFDAFVDMLQ; from the exons ATGGACAGTGATCTGAGTCCCCAGGATAAAAAAGACTTGGATAAGTTCATTAAGTTCTTTGCCTTGAAA ACTGTTCAGGTGATAGTCCAGGCTCGCCTTGGTGAGAAGATATGCACTCGCTCGTCTTCATCCCCTACTGGCTCTGACtgg tttAATTTAGCAATCAAAGACATCCCAGAAGTGACCCATGAAGCCAAGAAAGCATTGGCTGGCCAACTTCCAGGTGTTGGACGCTCAATGTGTGTGGAGATCTCTCTAAAGACTTCGGAG GGGGACTCAATGGAGTTAGAAACTTGGTGCCTGGAGATGAATGAAAA GTGTGATAAGGATATAAAAGTGTCGTATACTGTCTACGACCGTCTGTCTGTGCTTCTGAAATCTCTGCTGGCTGTAACTAGAGTAACGCCTGCCTACAAACTGTCCAGAAAGCAGGGACATGAATATGTGATCTTATACAG GATCTACTTTGGGGAAGTTCAGATGAGAGGATTAGGAGAAG GTTTCCAGACAGTGCGTGTTGGTGTTGTGGGAACCCCCGTTGGCACTGTCACACTTTCTTGTGCCTATCGCACCAACCTGGCTTTAATGTCCAACAG ACAGTTCGAGCGGTCTGCGCCCATCATGGGGATAATTGTGGACCACTTTGTGGACCAACCCTGTGGCAGCCAGCGACCTGCAAATATGGGTCAGCCCTGCAACTACAG agcaccagatgatgatgatggagaaACATTTTCAGGCGTTCAGGAGTCACAGGAAGTTTGCACTACTTTATTCTCTACTTCCCCTCCCTCTCAG TGCATCTGTACACTGAGTCCTTCTCCTTCTAAACCGTCTCAGACCCTTCCTCTGGACAATCCACAGTTTCCGATGGTTCCCGGTCTTGTCACTCACACT CTCTACACTTCTAGAGTATCCTTCCACCCACCTGTTCTAGCAGGAACTACTGACCTTTGCCATACTGCTGCCAATCCAAACCAG GCACTGCATGCTGGGAAAGAGGACGGGGTTGTGTTGCATCCAGCGCAGCCATGTCACGGCACAGATGCCCATCTGACAGTGGAGCACATGCCCAACACACCTGGCAGCAG TGGCGACGATGACATTTTATCCCAAAGCGGAGAGAGGAGGAGTGCTTCTCCCTCTGACCCAGTCGAGTCTCTTAATGCGTTCACGAGGAAAGTTGGAGCCTTTGTCAATAAACCCAATACACGG gtTCATCCTCCAGACTCCCCTCCCTGCATGTCCCCTCTGCAGGCCAGCCTCCATTCCCAGGGCTCGGAGGGCTCGGGGCACCACGATGACTTTGTCATGATTGACTTT CGGCCGGCTTTCTCTAAAGATGACTTGTTGCCGATGGATTTAGGAACATTCTACAGGGAGTTTCAGAATCCTCCACAACTGGCCAGCCTTTCGCTTCACATCAGTTCCCAGTCGATGGCTGACGATCTTGTA gacTCACTACCAGAGAAATTGGCCATCTACGAGAGAAACATTGACGAGTTTGACGCCTTCGTGGATATGCTCCAATAG
- the atg13 gene encoding autophagy-related protein 13 isoform X1 gives MDSDLSPQDKKDLDKFIKFFALKTVQVIVQARLGEKICTRSSSSPTGSDWFNLAIKDIPEVTHEAKKALAGQLPGVGRSMCVEISLKTSEGDSMELETWCLEMNEKCDKDIKVSYTVYDRLSVLLKSLLAVTRVTPAYKLSRKQGHEYVILYRIYFGEVQMRGLGEGFQTVRVGVVGTPVGTVTLSCAYRTNLALMSNRQFERSAPIMGIIVDHFVDQPCGSQRPANMGQPCNYRAPDDDDGETFSGVQESQEVCTTLFSTSPPSQCICTLSPSPSKPSQTLPLDNPQFPMVPGLVTHTLYTSRVSFHPPVLAGTTDLCHTAANPNQALHAGKEDGVVLHPAQPCHGTDAHLTVEHMPNTPGSSGDDDILSQSGERRSASPSDPVESLNAFTRKVGAFVNKPNTRLSATMDLPFAAFAPRGLDSEDNDPMVHPPDSPPCMSPLQASLHSQGSEGSGHHDDFVMIDFRPAFSKDDLLPMDLGTFYREFQNPPQLASLSLHISSQSMADDLVDSLPEKLAIYERNIDEFDAFVDMLQ, from the exons ATGGACAGTGATCTGAGTCCCCAGGATAAAAAAGACTTGGATAAGTTCATTAAGTTCTTTGCCTTGAAA ACTGTTCAGGTGATAGTCCAGGCTCGCCTTGGTGAGAAGATATGCACTCGCTCGTCTTCATCCCCTACTGGCTCTGACtgg tttAATTTAGCAATCAAAGACATCCCAGAAGTGACCCATGAAGCCAAGAAAGCATTGGCTGGCCAACTTCCAGGTGTTGGACGCTCAATGTGTGTGGAGATCTCTCTAAAGACTTCGGAG GGGGACTCAATGGAGTTAGAAACTTGGTGCCTGGAGATGAATGAAAA GTGTGATAAGGATATAAAAGTGTCGTATACTGTCTACGACCGTCTGTCTGTGCTTCTGAAATCTCTGCTGGCTGTAACTAGAGTAACGCCTGCCTACAAACTGTCCAGAAAGCAGGGACATGAATATGTGATCTTATACAG GATCTACTTTGGGGAAGTTCAGATGAGAGGATTAGGAGAAG GTTTCCAGACAGTGCGTGTTGGTGTTGTGGGAACCCCCGTTGGCACTGTCACACTTTCTTGTGCCTATCGCACCAACCTGGCTTTAATGTCCAACAG ACAGTTCGAGCGGTCTGCGCCCATCATGGGGATAATTGTGGACCACTTTGTGGACCAACCCTGTGGCAGCCAGCGACCTGCAAATATGGGTCAGCCCTGCAACTACAG agcaccagatgatgatgatggagaaACATTTTCAGGCGTTCAGGAGTCACAGGAAGTTTGCACTACTTTATTCTCTACTTCCCCTCCCTCTCAG TGCATCTGTACACTGAGTCCTTCTCCTTCTAAACCGTCTCAGACCCTTCCTCTGGACAATCCACAGTTTCCGATGGTTCCCGGTCTTGTCACTCACACT CTCTACACTTCTAGAGTATCCTTCCACCCACCTGTTCTAGCAGGAACTACTGACCTTTGCCATACTGCTGCCAATCCAAACCAG GCACTGCATGCTGGGAAAGAGGACGGGGTTGTGTTGCATCCAGCGCAGCCATGTCACGGCACAGATGCCCATCTGACAGTGGAGCACATGCCCAACACACCTGGCAGCAG TGGCGACGATGACATTTTATCCCAAAGCGGAGAGAGGAGGAGTGCTTCTCCCTCTGACCCAGTCGAGTCTCTTAATGCGTTCACGAGGAAAGTTGGAGCCTTTGTCAATAAACCCAATACACGG CTATCAGCCACAATGGACCTACCATTTGCTGCATTTGCTCCCAGAGGCCTAGACTCAGAGGACAATGATCCTATG gtTCATCCTCCAGACTCCCCTCCCTGCATGTCCCCTCTGCAGGCCAGCCTCCATTCCCAGGGCTCGGAGGGCTCGGGGCACCACGATGACTTTGTCATGATTGACTTT CGGCCGGCTTTCTCTAAAGATGACTTGTTGCCGATGGATTTAGGAACATTCTACAGGGAGTTTCAGAATCCTCCACAACTGGCCAGCCTTTCGCTTCACATCAGTTCCCAGTCGATGGCTGACGATCTTGTA gacTCACTACCAGAGAAATTGGCCATCTACGAGAGAAACATTGACGAGTTTGACGCCTTCGTGGATATGCTCCAATAG
- the atg13 gene encoding autophagy-related protein 13 isoform X3, translated as MDSDLSPQDKKDLDKFIKFFALKTVQVIVQARLGEKICTRSSSSPTGSDWFNLAIKDIPEVTHEAKKALAGQLPGVGRSMCVEISLKTSEGDSMELETWCLEMNEKCDKDIKVSYTVYDRLSVLLKSLLAVTRVTPAYKLSRKQGHEYVILYRIYFGEVQMRGLGEGFQTVRVGVVGTPVGTVTLSCAYRTNLALMSNRQFERSAPIMGIIVDHFVDQPCGSQRPANMGQPCNYRAPDDDDGETFSGVQESQEVCTTLFSTSPPSQLYTSRVSFHPPVLAGTTDLCHTAANPNQALHAGKEDGVVLHPAQPCHGTDAHLTVEHMPNTPGSSGDDDILSQSGERRSASPSDPVESLNAFTRKVGAFVNKPNTRLSATMDLPFAAFAPRGLDSEDNDPMVHPPDSPPCMSPLQASLHSQGSEGSGHHDDFVMIDFRPAFSKDDLLPMDLGTFYREFQNPPQLASLSLHISSQSMADDLVDSLPEKLAIYERNIDEFDAFVDMLQ; from the exons ATGGACAGTGATCTGAGTCCCCAGGATAAAAAAGACTTGGATAAGTTCATTAAGTTCTTTGCCTTGAAA ACTGTTCAGGTGATAGTCCAGGCTCGCCTTGGTGAGAAGATATGCACTCGCTCGTCTTCATCCCCTACTGGCTCTGACtgg tttAATTTAGCAATCAAAGACATCCCAGAAGTGACCCATGAAGCCAAGAAAGCATTGGCTGGCCAACTTCCAGGTGTTGGACGCTCAATGTGTGTGGAGATCTCTCTAAAGACTTCGGAG GGGGACTCAATGGAGTTAGAAACTTGGTGCCTGGAGATGAATGAAAA GTGTGATAAGGATATAAAAGTGTCGTATACTGTCTACGACCGTCTGTCTGTGCTTCTGAAATCTCTGCTGGCTGTAACTAGAGTAACGCCTGCCTACAAACTGTCCAGAAAGCAGGGACATGAATATGTGATCTTATACAG GATCTACTTTGGGGAAGTTCAGATGAGAGGATTAGGAGAAG GTTTCCAGACAGTGCGTGTTGGTGTTGTGGGAACCCCCGTTGGCACTGTCACACTTTCTTGTGCCTATCGCACCAACCTGGCTTTAATGTCCAACAG ACAGTTCGAGCGGTCTGCGCCCATCATGGGGATAATTGTGGACCACTTTGTGGACCAACCCTGTGGCAGCCAGCGACCTGCAAATATGGGTCAGCCCTGCAACTACAG agcaccagatgatgatgatggagaaACATTTTCAGGCGTTCAGGAGTCACAGGAAGTTTGCACTACTTTATTCTCTACTTCCCCTCCCTCTCAG CTCTACACTTCTAGAGTATCCTTCCACCCACCTGTTCTAGCAGGAACTACTGACCTTTGCCATACTGCTGCCAATCCAAACCAG GCACTGCATGCTGGGAAAGAGGACGGGGTTGTGTTGCATCCAGCGCAGCCATGTCACGGCACAGATGCCCATCTGACAGTGGAGCACATGCCCAACACACCTGGCAGCAG TGGCGACGATGACATTTTATCCCAAAGCGGAGAGAGGAGGAGTGCTTCTCCCTCTGACCCAGTCGAGTCTCTTAATGCGTTCACGAGGAAAGTTGGAGCCTTTGTCAATAAACCCAATACACGG CTATCAGCCACAATGGACCTACCATTTGCTGCATTTGCTCCCAGAGGCCTAGACTCAGAGGACAATGATCCTATG gtTCATCCTCCAGACTCCCCTCCCTGCATGTCCCCTCTGCAGGCCAGCCTCCATTCCCAGGGCTCGGAGGGCTCGGGGCACCACGATGACTTTGTCATGATTGACTTT CGGCCGGCTTTCTCTAAAGATGACTTGTTGCCGATGGATTTAGGAACATTCTACAGGGAGTTTCAGAATCCTCCACAACTGGCCAGCCTTTCGCTTCACATCAGTTCCCAGTCGATGGCTGACGATCTTGTA gacTCACTACCAGAGAAATTGGCCATCTACGAGAGAAACATTGACGAGTTTGACGCCTTCGTGGATATGCTCCAATAG
- the atg13 gene encoding autophagy-related protein 13 isoform X4, with translation MCVEISLKTSEGDSMELETWCLEMNEKCDKDIKVSYTVYDRLSVLLKSLLAVTRVTPAYKLSRKQGHEYVILYRIYFGEVQMRGLGEGFQTVRVGVVGTPVGTVTLSCAYRTNLALMSNRQFERSAPIMGIIVDHFVDQPCGSQRPANMGQPCNYRAPDDDDGETFSGVQESQEVCTTLFSTSPPSQCICTLSPSPSKPSQTLPLDNPQFPMVPGLVTHTLYTSRVSFHPPVLAGTTDLCHTAANPNQALHAGKEDGVVLHPAQPCHGTDAHLTVEHMPNTPGSSGDDDILSQSGERRSASPSDPVESLNAFTRKVGAFVNKPNTRLSATMDLPFAAFAPRGLDSEDNDPMVHPPDSPPCMSPLQASLHSQGSEGSGHHDDFVMIDFRPAFSKDDLLPMDLGTFYREFQNPPQLASLSLHISSQSMADDLVDSLPEKLAIYERNIDEFDAFVDMLQ, from the exons ATGTGTGTGGAGATCTCTCTAAAGACTTCGGAG GGGGACTCAATGGAGTTAGAAACTTGGTGCCTGGAGATGAATGAAAA GTGTGATAAGGATATAAAAGTGTCGTATACTGTCTACGACCGTCTGTCTGTGCTTCTGAAATCTCTGCTGGCTGTAACTAGAGTAACGCCTGCCTACAAACTGTCCAGAAAGCAGGGACATGAATATGTGATCTTATACAG GATCTACTTTGGGGAAGTTCAGATGAGAGGATTAGGAGAAG GTTTCCAGACAGTGCGTGTTGGTGTTGTGGGAACCCCCGTTGGCACTGTCACACTTTCTTGTGCCTATCGCACCAACCTGGCTTTAATGTCCAACAG ACAGTTCGAGCGGTCTGCGCCCATCATGGGGATAATTGTGGACCACTTTGTGGACCAACCCTGTGGCAGCCAGCGACCTGCAAATATGGGTCAGCCCTGCAACTACAG agcaccagatgatgatgatggagaaACATTTTCAGGCGTTCAGGAGTCACAGGAAGTTTGCACTACTTTATTCTCTACTTCCCCTCCCTCTCAG TGCATCTGTACACTGAGTCCTTCTCCTTCTAAACCGTCTCAGACCCTTCCTCTGGACAATCCACAGTTTCCGATGGTTCCCGGTCTTGTCACTCACACT CTCTACACTTCTAGAGTATCCTTCCACCCACCTGTTCTAGCAGGAACTACTGACCTTTGCCATACTGCTGCCAATCCAAACCAG GCACTGCATGCTGGGAAAGAGGACGGGGTTGTGTTGCATCCAGCGCAGCCATGTCACGGCACAGATGCCCATCTGACAGTGGAGCACATGCCCAACACACCTGGCAGCAG TGGCGACGATGACATTTTATCCCAAAGCGGAGAGAGGAGGAGTGCTTCTCCCTCTGACCCAGTCGAGTCTCTTAATGCGTTCACGAGGAAAGTTGGAGCCTTTGTCAATAAACCCAATACACGG CTATCAGCCACAATGGACCTACCATTTGCTGCATTTGCTCCCAGAGGCCTAGACTCAGAGGACAATGATCCTATG gtTCATCCTCCAGACTCCCCTCCCTGCATGTCCCCTCTGCAGGCCAGCCTCCATTCCCAGGGCTCGGAGGGCTCGGGGCACCACGATGACTTTGTCATGATTGACTTT CGGCCGGCTTTCTCTAAAGATGACTTGTTGCCGATGGATTTAGGAACATTCTACAGGGAGTTTCAGAATCCTCCACAACTGGCCAGCCTTTCGCTTCACATCAGTTCCCAGTCGATGGCTGACGATCTTGTA gacTCACTACCAGAGAAATTGGCCATCTACGAGAGAAACATTGACGAGTTTGACGCCTTCGTGGATATGCTCCAATAG
- the atg13 gene encoding autophagy-related protein 13 isoform X5 yields MELETWCLEMNEKCDKDIKVSYTVYDRLSVLLKSLLAVTRVTPAYKLSRKQGHEYVILYRIYFGEVQMRGLGEGFQTVRVGVVGTPVGTVTLSCAYRTNLALMSNRQFERSAPIMGIIVDHFVDQPCGSQRPANMGQPCNYRAPDDDDGETFSGVQESQEVCTTLFSTSPPSQCICTLSPSPSKPSQTLPLDNPQFPMVPGLVTHTLYTSRVSFHPPVLAGTTDLCHTAANPNQALHAGKEDGVVLHPAQPCHGTDAHLTVEHMPNTPGSSGDDDILSQSGERRSASPSDPVESLNAFTRKVGAFVNKPNTRLSATMDLPFAAFAPRGLDSEDNDPMVHPPDSPPCMSPLQASLHSQGSEGSGHHDDFVMIDFRPAFSKDDLLPMDLGTFYREFQNPPQLASLSLHISSQSMADDLVDSLPEKLAIYERNIDEFDAFVDMLQ; encoded by the exons ATGGAGTTAGAAACTTGGTGCCTGGAGATGAATGAAAA GTGTGATAAGGATATAAAAGTGTCGTATACTGTCTACGACCGTCTGTCTGTGCTTCTGAAATCTCTGCTGGCTGTAACTAGAGTAACGCCTGCCTACAAACTGTCCAGAAAGCAGGGACATGAATATGTGATCTTATACAG GATCTACTTTGGGGAAGTTCAGATGAGAGGATTAGGAGAAG GTTTCCAGACAGTGCGTGTTGGTGTTGTGGGAACCCCCGTTGGCACTGTCACACTTTCTTGTGCCTATCGCACCAACCTGGCTTTAATGTCCAACAG ACAGTTCGAGCGGTCTGCGCCCATCATGGGGATAATTGTGGACCACTTTGTGGACCAACCCTGTGGCAGCCAGCGACCTGCAAATATGGGTCAGCCCTGCAACTACAG agcaccagatgatgatgatggagaaACATTTTCAGGCGTTCAGGAGTCACAGGAAGTTTGCACTACTTTATTCTCTACTTCCCCTCCCTCTCAG TGCATCTGTACACTGAGTCCTTCTCCTTCTAAACCGTCTCAGACCCTTCCTCTGGACAATCCACAGTTTCCGATGGTTCCCGGTCTTGTCACTCACACT CTCTACACTTCTAGAGTATCCTTCCACCCACCTGTTCTAGCAGGAACTACTGACCTTTGCCATACTGCTGCCAATCCAAACCAG GCACTGCATGCTGGGAAAGAGGACGGGGTTGTGTTGCATCCAGCGCAGCCATGTCACGGCACAGATGCCCATCTGACAGTGGAGCACATGCCCAACACACCTGGCAGCAG TGGCGACGATGACATTTTATCCCAAAGCGGAGAGAGGAGGAGTGCTTCTCCCTCTGACCCAGTCGAGTCTCTTAATGCGTTCACGAGGAAAGTTGGAGCCTTTGTCAATAAACCCAATACACGG CTATCAGCCACAATGGACCTACCATTTGCTGCATTTGCTCCCAGAGGCCTAGACTCAGAGGACAATGATCCTATG gtTCATCCTCCAGACTCCCCTCCCTGCATGTCCCCTCTGCAGGCCAGCCTCCATTCCCAGGGCTCGGAGGGCTCGGGGCACCACGATGACTTTGTCATGATTGACTTT CGGCCGGCTTTCTCTAAAGATGACTTGTTGCCGATGGATTTAGGAACATTCTACAGGGAGTTTCAGAATCCTCCACAACTGGCCAGCCTTTCGCTTCACATCAGTTCCCAGTCGATGGCTGACGATCTTGTA gacTCACTACCAGAGAAATTGGCCATCTACGAGAGAAACATTGACGAGTTTGACGCCTTCGTGGATATGCTCCAATAG